The following are from one region of the Anguilla rostrata isolate EN2019 chromosome 7, ASM1855537v3, whole genome shotgun sequence genome:
- the LOC135259578 gene encoding low affinity immunoglobulin gamma Fc region receptor III-A-like, with amino-acid sequence MQANRGVTLILLSLMTRLGSPKDVLTLQPNWPLFFTGETVTLRCLGQPFKHFGFTWSRYESNSLVTKHTSQENYYTIAPVTEAHSGVYRCYAESSSDPVRLNVSALPKPTLTVEPKWCPLYNGETFTLRCEVDSYSNWTYFWYKDQAQMAVSQTAGHSVTGNRLTIPGAAGLTRGSTGVRGGWREKSDITAQRLHHSDCSPA; translated from the exons ATGCAGGCAAACAGAGGGGTCACATTGATCT tgctgAGCCTAATGACAAGACTGG GGAGCCCAAAGGATGTACTGACTCTGCAGCCTAACTGGCCCCTGTTCTTCACTGGAGAGACCGTCACTCTCAGGTGTTTGGGACAGCCATTCAAACATTTTGGATTCACATGGTCCAGATATGAATCAAATAGTCTTGTGACAAAGCACACATCCCAAGAAAACTACTACACCATCGCACCTGTTACTGAAGCCCACAGTGGTGTATATAGGTGTTATGCTGAATCCAGCAGTGATCCTGTTAGACTGAACGTGTCAG ccctgcctaAACCCACTCTGactgtagagccaaaatggtgcccactgtacaatggagagaccttcaccctgaggtgtgaggtggactcCTACAGCAACTGGACATATTTCTGGTACAAAGACCAGGCCCAGATGGCTGTGTCTCAgactgctggtcacagtgtaactggtaacagactcaccatccctggtgctgctggtctgaccaggggcagtactggtgtgaggggaggctggagggagaaaagtgacatcacagcgcagcgACTCCATCACTCTGACTGTAG ccctgcctaA